DNA from Apium graveolens cultivar Ventura unplaced genomic scaffold, ASM990537v1 ctg1294, whole genome shotgun sequence:
ACAAGCCTCTAAGAGACAAAAAACTAGCACAAAAAGAAAATAGATATACAACCAAGAATAGAACCAAAAGAGAGGCCCCAAAACATAACCAAAACCAACTAAAAATCAAACCAAAAATGCCTGGAACTCAAAGTGTCAAGCAAAGAAGACCTCGAAATAAGTCCAAGGAAATCAGTAAAAGATGGGAGCTCCACCCATAAAATCCCAGTTCGAGAGAACCAAAGCCATATCAAAAAACAAAGCAACATCCAGGAGCATATGCTGCataaatatcaaaattttatatcaaaataattttatagatatatatattagtgatataatcaaaatttcatatcaaaataatttcatttggtttgacattttaacagtcaaacatcggtttgactagtacaactaactagtgttgaatcttgaattggtgtttcaattattttaaaaatattttccaacggtccaaccgtatggatgtcaatatatatatatatatatatatatatatatatatatattagtgatataaccaaaatttcatatcataataaatttatttggtttgtcattttaacagtcaaacgtcagtttgactagtacaactaactagtgtttaattcTGAATTtctgtttcgattattttaaaaatatttttcatcgatccaaccgtatggataacaatatatatatatatatatatatatattagtgatgtaatCAAAGTtccatattaaattattttatcaaaatatttaattttttttgaaattcttgaaatgtcacccaaacaaataaatattgacattaatatggttggataatgttatggataaaaactaaggttattatttgttgtatttattgctaaggttcgggagctcaaggcctttaacgtgtttcgtagcttaactctgcctttatgagatgcctacgtatctcagtgaattagagaatcaagccaaaaaatgtagttctaatttgtgggggtgagaccccttatatagatgttggtggtccttgaattggacttggtataggagacttggtgatcaagtctctgaattagaatgggcTTTGGGGTcttaaatagtaggaaactgatttcttatctttctaggtcccttagaggctaatctgcaaggatttatgtcctcattgggactcttttcaatagctgatttttcccttattaattaattacgaaattaattaatgtTGAAGGTTTTttggccttctttgttccatcaggcccgatcaatgtgttaaccttttttgtctgaatgtcatacatcttcttattgggcctagcagcccaaatcatgtataattactgtaatatttaattacataatcaggatttatttatccttatcattttccccccaacttttgggaaaccgtataagatttcgcaaaagttaagttcgttcattccctttcagggtatcATTTTGCGTAAAGTGTCGAGCGACCTACACgcttacaacgatttgccttgtacatggcttcagggtcgtttaaaaacttccccttatattttcttaccttctccctatttttaggaattttctggtatttttcaggaattttccctttcTTCGAGATTTTTCatattttctgcaatttttcacaaatattctcaaattttcagccttttttcgaccaggatcctagtcgaaatttcgacctggatcctagtcgaattttgggccagctttccaatcctgatcgaaggacttcgactaggatccacgacctggctTTCGACcacactacaagaataatgtcaatagacatcacatattagacatcggttaactttgccactgatgttaaaaaaagttttgacatcaccccgtgtttttgtgatgtctttgttctttgtagacatcggttataattaaactGATGTttaaaattcaccaaaaaaaataaattcgcgcccaccttttctttcccctgttagtgaaattttcattcagtttttagttctacattccccccaatcccaaaattctccccccttaaccaaattttggttccccccaaATCAATCTTTAGACATAACAAAATCAAACCTCTCTCTctcaactctctctctctctctctctctctctctctctctctctctctctctctctctcgaactggaacctctctctctctctctctgaacctCTATCCGCTCTCAATCTCTCCATTAAGCCTCTTTCAATTAACCTATCTACttcggtaagtgttgtatctacttgaatcgaactggtcttctctgcatgaacaccagttttaaaagttggggatttttgaattcaaaaccctaattttgtaaattagggttttatctaattcgaaacccttattttttttattaatttagtgtctAAACTTGTTGCTTATACTTTTCTTCTCGTTGTATACAGGACCTAATCTGcgaaaaagatttaaaactttaggtaatttgggtgtttctggttgttcatttgtatttttgtttgtttttttaatttttgtaaattGTGTAAAGTTAACGATCCTTTCATGTCTACCGATTACATGGTATTCAATTCTTTCTTGTGATAATGAGCATGTTGGTAGCTAATTCCAATATATacgtttttttttaaaaataactaatagtttactagtattttttttatatcaGTTGTATATAGCTAATTATGTCAAGGGGAACTGTGTTGGATATCTAGTTGAATGAATTTCCTTGTATGTTTTTGTTAACAAATTGTTGTCACTAATTTGTACATGTTCAGCATTTAATTATAGTTGCTTATTGGATTCAGGAAGGTCACAAGGTATGCTTGAACGTCTATGACTTGAGTCAAGGAATGGCAAGGCAGTTGTCAATGACTTTTTTCGGTAAAGTTATAGAAGGCATTTGGTAAGTTCCTGATTGTTTCATTTGTCTTCTCTTTGCATGTTCTTTGCCTGTGTAAGCTAAGATTCTATTTTCATGAAAATTTAGCTTTTTATCTTTATGTTATGCATTTAGTTCTGGCATTTTAGTATCTTAACTATTTTAGTATCTCGAATCGGTGCAGTCCACTCAGTATCATAAAAAGACCCCTGTCCTTTGTTACTAGACTTTTGGTGCTTACAATTTGTGATGCCTTTGAACAAACATTTATCGAAGTACTGCAAGTTTGATTTTTTCCAGGTTGTTTTTGCTGGATTCTCTGCTGAATCTGTTGCCCAAAAGAATAAGTGATTGTAAACCAATGGTACTGATAACTTGCAATACTGTCATGCGAGGGTCTAAGCTGATACGTCTCAAACAGATTGTTGATGCAGCACTCACATAATCATCGAAGAATGGGTTCTCTTTAGGTATATTTTCTTTTGTTAAAGAAAGACCGAGTACATGAAATAGTGTAACCTGTTCGAGTCACAATATGAAATATGTGACCACTGATTGATTTGCTGATATGATTCTTATAGTTAGGGACTTGTTGATTCTGATACCTTACCACTAAATGTCTCAAGAGAAATGCTTCAGTAGCACAGCAGTTTGAAGACGATAAAAAGGAAACTCAGAATATTGTTTTCATgagtttcttgaaaaatactaATTACGTGAGTTTTATGTGCTAATTACTAATTACGATCTACCAAATACTCATGCATTCATTGAAATAACTTTTTACGGTTCTAAAAACTCTTATGATTGACGGGAATATGGGAAAATGATGTATTAATACTTGAGTAATATACTGTTATCGTTTTCATGAGTTTTATGTGTTAATTACTAATTACGATCTACCAAATACTCATGCATTCATTGAAATAATTTTTTACGGTTCTAAAAACTCTTATGATTGACGGGAATATGGGAAAATGATGTATTAATACTTGAGTAATATACTGCTATTGTTTTTGTAATTTAAGTTGTGTTAAATTGTGCTAAGCATTGCTACTCTGTTAATAACAGTCTTGGAGTTTACAAGGTCCATCAAGATACCAAGGTTTTATCTGTGTTTGTAAACTCAGAACCAATTCGGGAAGATCAACTGGAGAATGCTGTCAAATTTCTTTTACATCTAAAAATTAAGGGATTTCCTGTCCTGTACAGACGTTCCTCTCTGAGAAGAAGGGCCTTACAAAGGAGGATATAGATGAAGGCCTGTGTTCAGATAAGTAATTTTACTATTCTTAATCATGAAAACATCTTGTTTTCGATGGCAGGATCAAACCCCACCAGTTTCAACTGGTCAACCAGCAGGAGGTAACTTATTTAATTCAAATCCAGGCTTCCTTTTTAGGAATGTTGGCAAAATTCTTAGGGGATGGGTAATAGTCTTGTTAATTGAGTTTTAGCCATTATGTATATTAATGTAGACGGGAATCCGAAGTCATCAATTTTGCAAAAGATCAAGTTTTGGAACCCGCAGCAGATACTCCTATTAGCACTGTTTCTAATGTAGGGACCTTGGCGCAATATCAATTTGGATGGAAATAAGCTCTTCTTGTTGTGGGTTTACTGGCTATTTCAGTTGCTGGGACCGCTTTGGTTTTTATTGTACTTTGGTAACCCAAGTTGGGTTGGAGCAGTATCCTGTTTTTTGGGTGAAAATGCACAATACATATCGCGTAAATAAAATCAATAAAATCACTTCTTGTGCTAGTCTCTAGTTTTGTGTTTCCAGTTGTGCTCTAGATCAGTTTGGTAATAAATCAATTATGTCTGCTGCAAGCTTTTCGGCTCTGGTGGCTGGATCCACCTATGTTGGCTTAAAACCTATCCCGCCAAAGTTGTTTCAGATGAAGGATTCAGTTGCATGGAACAGGAAGACTGTTTCGAATGGATCTAAAACTCACTGTATGAAGGTACTTTGATCGGAACTtgtatttttgtttttaatttttttaagctGTTTATATTACCACCTTTTGTATTACTTATAGTTGGCTCTCGTTTGTGTGTAAACAGACTTGGAATCCGATTGATAACAAGAAGTTTGAGACTCTCTCCTACCTTCCACCTCTCACCGATGATTCAATCGCTAGGGAAATTGATTACATGATGAAAAAAGGATGGATTCCATGCCTTGAATTTGATGCAGTAAGATAGATACTTCATAATTTCTTTATTAGTATGATTAATACATATCCTACTGGAAATGTTCTACAGTTTTTGTTCAGCTAGATAGTTCTTAATTGCTTTTATCTACAATTGCATCAATTTTAAGTGTTAAAGAGATATGACAATTACTTGTTGCAGAAAGTGTGACTTCTGGTAATTGAATTGTATTGTGAGCTCCCTTTGTTTGGCAAAGATAACATCTGGaatacaaccactaattcttaaaAAAATTTGCTATTTGCATCCACTCTttatcataatttaaattatgttgTAAACTTTCAGTTTAGCAGGTGTCTTGTTTCTTGATAGTTGATAGTGATAGAACTTGACTCCAATGTTAGAAACTGCATATTTTTTATATAGAAAATATTCATTGTGTGTCCGATGTTATCAAATTTTCTATAAATGCATTCCAAATTGTGGCACTGATAAATAATTTTGTTCAATCTTGAAATTGCCATCTCTGGAGATGAACTTTCTGTTTCTTTTCTCTCTTGCATGCACAAAATCATTATATAAATCAATGGCTTGAAGCAATACTCTGTGGTCTGAAGTTTTTTGTTAAGCAGGGGTTGAAATACTGATCTCTTGTTCTGAACATTTTTGTCTACAGCTGGGGTATATTTATCGCGAGAACAACAGAATTCCTAACTACTACGATGGGAGGTACTGGACAATGTGGAAGCTTCCCATGTTTGGTTGCACGGATGCATCTCAAGTCCTCCATGAAATCACGGAATGCAAGAAGGCATATCCTAGTGCTTACATCCGGTGCCAGGCTTTTGATAACATTAGGCAAGCTCAATGTATGTCGTTCGTCATCCAAAAGCCCACAACCACCTCCTAGATCCTCTGCTCCTTGAAAAAGTTGCAGTGCGACCCTGTTGTGCTTCTGCATGTTCAATGAAATCAATGAGTGATTCCATAGGGGTAATTCAAAATTTCCTTATTCTAAACTGCTTATAGTAGTTATTATTGCTAAAAGGAATTGGCTGTACATAGTTGTTTGTATCAGTTGTGTTGTCATACTCAACAAATATATCATGGGTGCATCTGTGCATTTCTTGTCACAAGCGTCCTTATTTAAAACTGGTTTTATATAAGTTTGCATGTTCGTACTTGCCATATATTTTCAAGGGAGCTTTTGGTCTTTAGAATGCCAGAAATCATTGTTCTAAATCTACTCCAGTTATAAATAGGTGGTTGACTAGGTCATCAATTTTGATGACAAGTTCCACCTCACCTTTTAACTTGAGAGGCGATTATGTTGTGCTCTTTTTAATAATCTGTGTTATTTCAACCCAGGAATTCATAGTCTGCAGTTAATAATCATATTTGACCTTGTAGTTCACCTGCTGGTC
Protein-coding regions in this window:
- the LOC141699767 gene encoding ribulose bisphosphate carboxylase small subunit, chloroplastic-like codes for the protein MSAASFSALVAGSTYVGLKPIPPKLFQMKDSVAWNRKTVSNGSKTHCMKTWNPIDNKKFETLSYLPPLTDDSIAREIDYMMKKGWIPCLEFDALGYIYRENNRIPNYYDGRYWTMWKLPMFGCTDASQVLHEITECKKAYPSAYIRCQAFDNIRQAQCMSFVIQKPTTTS